The genomic DNA CGATTCGATGCCGCCGTTCTTGGGTGGGAATGTGATGAAGACGCCCATGGAGTTCCAGGTTTTCCCATGCTGTCAAGTCGGCGTCCAAGTTTAAGTGCTGGGGAACGCAGCCCAATAATGCTTTTATGTTTTTGGCCTCTTCCGACAGCGGCAGACTGTTGATGGTGATTGTGCCGGAACTATAGGAGGCTAGCATCGTAAGAATACGAATCAAGGTTGTTTTACCGGCACCATTTGGTCCCAGCAAACCGAAGATCTCTCCTTCCTCAATCGATAAACTTACATTATCCAGCACTCTCCTGCTGACGTATTGCTTTACCAAATTGTTAATCTGGATCATAAACTAACCCCTTTTTTGTACAATAGACAAGTATCATCGGATCACCAAGGGT from Veillonellaceae bacterium includes the following:
- a CDS encoding ATP-binding cassette domain-containing protein, with amino-acid sequence MIQINNLVKQYVSRRVLDNVSLSIEEGEIFGLLGPNGAGKTTLIRILTMLASYSSGTITINSLPLSEEAKNIKALLGCVPQHLNLDADLTAWENLELHGRLHHIPTQERRHRI